In Fimbriimonadales bacterium, the following are encoded in one genomic region:
- a CDS encoding NIL domain-containing protein produces MPISIRLPSALISLTEGRQTIEVSAESVGEAFMALEAACPGLAGRLLDDSGALRRYVNVFVGRENIRNLRGLETPLKNGDELVILPAIAGGAKNDVEKVVLNLVARYDQVKEPWIWRICTDFNVKVNILKANIDEDFGWAQIELEGPIEEVQRCIAWLHTTGLHVEPHQRSVGADAAYS; encoded by the coding sequence ATGCCTATATCTATCCGCCTGCCTTCCGCGCTCATATCCCTTACAGAGGGTAGGCAGACTATCGAGGTTTCCGCTGAGTCGGTTGGTGAAGCCTTCATGGCTTTAGAAGCCGCGTGTCCAGGTTTAGCTGGCCGTCTCCTCGATGATTCTGGAGCGCTTCGACGATACGTGAACGTATTCGTAGGCCGGGAAAACATCCGTAACCTTCGAGGTCTCGAAACCCCCTTGAAGAATGGAGATGAACTCGTAATCCTGCCGGCTATCGCAGGAGGGGCGAAGAATGATGTCGAGAAAGTCGTTCTGAACCTTGTCGCCCGATACGATCAAGTGAAAGAGCCCTGGATTTGGCGAATCTGTACAGACTTCAACGTCAAGGTCAACATCCTAAAAGCCAATATAGACGAGGATTTCGGATGGGCGCAAATCGAATTGGAAGGACCCATCGAGGAAGTGCAGCGCTGTATCGCTTGGCTGCACACCACCGGATTACATGTCGAGCCTCACCAACGTTCGGTAGGAGCAGATGCCGCTTACTCCTAA
- the purE gene encoding 5-(carboxyamino)imidazole ribonucleotide mutase yields the protein MEPVVALLMGSDSDLPVFEQAEEVLKAFGVPYELDVMSAHRSPERVSKYVQSAKERGLKVIIAGAGMAAHLAGVAASYTTLPVIGIPISSGAMNGLDSLLSTVQMPPGVPVGTVTINGGKNAALFAIEILATSDSELAQKLDEFRKEQRESVEEKSARTKRRG from the coding sequence ATGGAACCGGTTGTTGCACTTCTTATGGGAAGCGATTCCGATTTGCCAGTATTCGAACAGGCGGAGGAGGTTTTGAAAGCATTCGGAGTACCTTACGAATTGGATGTGATGAGCGCGCATCGTTCACCCGAGCGTGTGTCGAAGTATGTGCAATCGGCGAAGGAGCGTGGCTTGAAGGTGATTATCGCAGGGGCGGGAATGGCGGCGCATTTGGCTGGAGTGGCTGCTTCCTATACGACCCTTCCTGTTATCGGCATTCCGATTTCTTCAGGAGCGATGAACGGTTTGGATTCGCTGCTTTCCACCGTCCAGATGCCTCCGGGAGTACCTGTCGGAACGGTTACGATAAATGGAGGCAAGAACGCCGCACTTTTTGCAATCGAGATTTTAGCGACCTCCGATTCTGAACTGGCTCAGAAATTGGACGAGTTTCGAAAGGAGCAGCGTGAATCGGTCGAGGAGAAAAGCGCAAGAACGAAAAGACGAGGGTGA
- a CDS encoding PLP-dependent aspartate aminotransferase family protein has translation MSNSKDWEFETICQRFAEEKHFAQAVVPPIFQNSLFVYEDAEKFSGRTTDPDVWDYTRVSNPTIRIAERKIAALEKADDCRLFSSGMAAISAAILSCTRINTHVICTNSAYGPTRQFLSQYLSRFGIETTFVDGKSLDAIREAIRPNTSLIYLETPGSMFFDIQDIEGIVAIAKTKNIATILDNSNASPYFQNPIEFGVDLVVHSATKYLGGHSDLIAGAVCGSLERMSVLRNEEGLLLGAILDPFAAWLLIRSLRTLALRMERHQANALRVAQFLESHPKVRKVFYPGLDSHEGRELVKKQMRGTSGLLSFQLKDASRDKAFALCNNLKLFRIGCSWGGHESLVIPFSPPSEENAPEEWFLRSSIGLENAEDLIKDLSQALKKI, from the coding sequence ATGTCGAATTCTAAAGATTGGGAGTTCGAAACTATTTGTCAGCGCTTCGCGGAAGAAAAGCATTTCGCGCAAGCAGTCGTCCCCCCCATTTTTCAAAATTCCCTTTTCGTTTACGAAGATGCAGAAAAATTTTCCGGAAGAACGACCGACCCGGATGTTTGGGATTATACGCGCGTAAGCAATCCCACGATTCGCATTGCCGAACGAAAAATCGCCGCCTTGGAAAAAGCGGACGACTGTCGGTTATTTTCCAGCGGGATGGCAGCGATTAGCGCCGCTATCCTCTCCTGCACTCGAATAAATACACATGTGATTTGCACCAATTCTGCTTACGGACCTACTCGACAATTTCTTTCCCAATATCTCTCGAGGTTCGGGATCGAAACGACATTCGTAGATGGAAAATCTCTCGATGCGATAAGAGAAGCGATTCGCCCGAACACTTCTTTGATATACCTCGAGACGCCCGGCTCCATGTTTTTCGATATACAAGACATCGAAGGAATCGTGGCAATCGCTAAAACCAAAAATATTGCGACCATTTTAGATAATAGCAACGCTTCACCGTATTTCCAAAACCCCATAGAGTTCGGTGTGGATTTAGTGGTTCATTCAGCTACGAAATACTTGGGGGGGCACAGCGATTTGATCGCCGGCGCAGTTTGCGGTTCGCTGGAACGAATGTCCGTCTTGCGAAATGAAGAAGGCTTGCTCCTGGGAGCTATCCTCGACCCTTTCGCAGCATGGCTTTTGATTCGTTCGCTGAGAACTCTTGCATTGAGGATGGAAAGACACCAAGCGAACGCTCTACGAGTTGCGCAATTTCTCGAGTCTCATCCGAAGGTTCGAAAAGTTTTCTATCCCGGCCTCGATTCTCACGAAGGACGTGAACTCGTGAAAAAGCAAATGAGAGGAACGAGCGGGCTTTTATCATTCCAGTTGAAAGATGCTTCCCGAGATAAAGCCTTCGCGCTTTGCAATAACCTGAAACTTTTCCGCATCGGCTGTTCATGGGGGGGACATGAATCCCTTGTCATCCCCTTTTCGCCTCCTTCGGAGGAAAACGCCCCCGAAGAATGGTTCTTGCGTTCTTCCATCGGTCTGGAAAACGCAGAGGATTTGATCAAAGATTTGAGCCAGGCTCTGAAAAAGATTTAG
- a CDS encoding HIT domain-containing protein yields MRRLWAPWRFRYVKETREGGGECIFVKLPRESDDRKNLILYRGKHAFVILNAYPYTNGHLMVAPYKHTANLEDLTDEEILETQKLITACVRWLKEAYRPEGFNIGMNLGRASGAGIEDHLHWHVVPRWIGDTNFMPVIGEVRVLPESLEESYDRLKACVEKDKAEHKLPS; encoded by the coding sequence ATGCGAAGGCTTTGGGCTCCCTGGCGGTTTCGCTACGTTAAAGAAACACGAGAAGGCGGAGGGGAGTGTATTTTCGTAAAACTTCCGCGCGAAAGTGACGACCGTAAGAACCTAATTTTGTATCGCGGGAAACATGCGTTCGTGATTCTTAACGCTTATCCCTACACGAACGGTCACCTCATGGTTGCTCCTTACAAACACACCGCCAATTTAGAGGATTTAACCGACGAAGAAATTTTGGAAACACAAAAACTCATTACTGCATGCGTTCGCTGGCTCAAGGAAGCGTATCGTCCGGAGGGCTTCAATATCGGAATGAATTTAGGCAGAGCCTCAGGAGCAGGTATCGAGGACCATTTGCATTGGCATGTCGTACCCAGATGGATTGGAGACACGAACTTCATGCCTGTAATTGGCGAAGTGCGCGTACTGCCTGAAAGTTTGGAAGAATCCTACGATAGATTAAAGGCATGTGTCGAGAAAGATAAAGCTGAGCATAAATTGCCATCGTAA
- a CDS encoding aminopeptidase has product MIDPRIRELASKIVSYSIELTPNDCVLFHAFDIPDEITAEFLRVIQNTGAKAVTRLESEKVNRQKLLGMNEANAQLIADIEKYEMEKMTAYIALRGSNNVAEFSDVPPDVMAMWQKIYAVPVVFETRVAKTKWVVLRWPTPSMAQQAGMSTQAFEDFYFKVCNLDYSKMEKACEPLKELMDKTDIVRLVGPGTDLTFSIRDIGSVPCVGKRNIPDGECFSCPTKDSANGVIQFNTVSLYRGIEFKNIRYVVKNGKIIEASADGLTKEINEILDTDEGARYFGEWSLGFNPYILHPMKDTLFDEKIAGSFHLTPGNAYEGKGGNGNKSAIHWDTVMIQRPEYGGGEVWFDGVLIRKNGLFVLPHLEGLNPENLVEQTPVPVSA; this is encoded by the coding sequence ATGATAGACCCTCGGATTCGAGAACTGGCATCGAAAATCGTTTCCTATTCTATAGAACTCACCCCGAACGATTGTGTCCTTTTTCACGCATTCGATATCCCGGACGAAATCACCGCTGAATTCTTAAGAGTGATCCAAAACACAGGAGCCAAAGCTGTTACGCGATTAGAATCCGAAAAGGTCAATCGTCAAAAACTTCTTGGAATGAACGAAGCGAATGCACAATTAATTGCCGATATCGAAAAATACGAAATGGAAAAAATGACCGCATACATCGCCTTGCGAGGAAGCAACAACGTGGCGGAATTTAGCGATGTCCCCCCCGATGTTATGGCGATGTGGCAAAAGATATACGCCGTTCCTGTTGTCTTCGAAACGCGCGTGGCGAAAACGAAATGGGTCGTTTTGCGATGGCCCACTCCGAGCATGGCACAGCAAGCAGGAATGAGTACGCAAGCCTTCGAGGATTTCTATTTCAAAGTTTGCAATCTCGATTATTCCAAAATGGAAAAAGCCTGCGAACCTTTGAAAGAACTTATGGATAAAACGGACATCGTTCGCTTAGTCGGTCCCGGAACTGACCTCACCTTTTCCATTCGAGATATCGGAAGCGTGCCTTGCGTTGGTAAACGAAACATTCCCGATGGAGAATGCTTCTCATGCCCGACTAAAGACTCCGCGAACGGCGTGATTCAATTCAACACAGTTTCTTTGTATCGCGGAATAGAATTCAAAAATATACGATACGTCGTTAAAAACGGCAAAATCATCGAAGCATCGGCGGATGGCTTAACGAAAGAAATCAACGAAATTCTCGATACCGATGAAGGCGCGCGATATTTCGGAGAATGGTCTCTCGGTTTCAACCCCTACATTCTTCATCCGATGAAAGACACGCTTTTCGACGAAAAAATCGCTGGGTCGTTTCATTTGACGCCCGGAAATGCCTACGAAGGCAAGGGGGGGAATGGAAATAAATCCGCGATCCACTGGGATACGGTCATGATTCAGCGTCCGGAATACGGCGGGGGGGAAGTTTGGTTCGATGGGGTGCTCATCCGCAAAAACGGGCTTTTCGTGCTTCCCCATCTCGAAGGACTAAACCCGGAAAATCTTGTCGAACAAACTCCTGTCCCCGTATCAGCATAA
- the gap gene encoding type I glyceraldehyde-3-phosphate dehydrogenase, with translation MAVKVGINGFGRIGRLTLRAILEKYPNDIEVVAINDITDPKTNAHLFQWDSTYGPFCGETKAGENDIYINGKCIRSFAFKDPAEIDWSSEGVEIVLEASGKFTDRENAQKHLRGSVKKVIISAPAKGEDLTVVLGVNEDMYDPAKHSVISNASCTTNCLAPMAKVLLDSFGIEKGFMTTVHAYTNDQRVQDQAHKDLRRARAAGQNIIPTTTGAAKAIGSVIPELKGKMNGFSLRVPVSTVSVVDLVVTLERNATEEEINEAMREASKNRMKGILDVKDEPLVSSDFIGNTHSCIIDSQLTMMLGEKMAKVVGWYDNEWGYACRCADLMKFLKERGL, from the coding sequence ATGGCAGTAAAAGTAGGTATCAACGGCTTTGGGCGCATCGGCAGGTTGACTTTGCGTGCGATTTTAGAAAAATATCCTAACGATATCGAGGTCGTAGCCATCAATGATATTACAGACCCGAAAACGAATGCGCATCTCTTTCAATGGGATAGCACTTATGGTCCTTTTTGCGGAGAAACGAAAGCCGGCGAAAACGACATTTACATCAATGGGAAATGCATTCGTTCTTTTGCTTTTAAAGACCCTGCGGAAATCGATTGGTCGAGCGAGGGTGTCGAAATCGTTTTAGAGGCGAGTGGGAAATTTACCGACAGAGAAAATGCGCAAAAACATTTGCGAGGAAGCGTGAAGAAAGTGATCATCAGTGCACCGGCAAAAGGCGAGGATTTGACGGTCGTATTAGGTGTGAATGAAGATATGTACGACCCTGCAAAGCATTCTGTCATCAGTAATGCGAGTTGCACGACGAATTGTTTAGCGCCTATGGCGAAAGTTTTATTAGATTCTTTCGGAATCGAAAAAGGATTTATGACGACGGTGCATGCTTATACGAACGACCAGCGTGTTCAAGACCAGGCGCATAAAGATTTACGACGTGCGCGAGCGGCGGGGCAAAACATCATTCCTACCACTACGGGTGCTGCGAAAGCAATTGGATCAGTGATTCCGGAACTAAAAGGGAAAATGAATGGATTTTCGTTGCGTGTTCCGGTAAGTACGGTAAGCGTCGTGGATTTGGTCGTTACATTGGAGCGAAATGCGACGGAGGAGGAAATTAACGAAGCGATGCGAGAGGCTTCGAAAAACCGAATGAAAGGGATCCTCGACGTGAAGGATGAGCCGCTCGTGAGCAGCGATTTCATCGGGAATACGCACTCTTGCATTATTGATTCGCAATTAACGATGATGCTGGGAGAGAAGATGGCGAAAGTAGTGGGCTGGTACGATAACGAGTGGGGTTATGCATGCCGCTGTGCTGACCTCATGAAGTTCTTAAAAGAACGCGGGCTTTAG
- a CDS encoding DedA family protein, whose translation MDWLRQFFDILIHLDRHLGELIQRYDTWIYLIIFIVIFCETGLVITPFLPGDSLLFALGLFAHPDRGNLNLALLLILLPLAAFSGDNVNYQVGKFVGPRVFHYEKSRLFKRKHLEKTHSFFEKYGGKTIVIARFVPIVRTFAPFVAGIGQMSYPKFAAYCVFGAFFWVSFFVLGGYFFGGLEIVRKNFAIAVLVIITLSLLPAIIEFVKHRKRAKQKEES comes from the coding sequence ATGGATTGGTTACGACAGTTTTTCGACATCCTCATCCATCTCGATCGCCACCTCGGCGAGTTGATTCAACGATACGATACGTGGATTTATCTCATAATCTTTATCGTTATCTTTTGCGAAACGGGATTAGTCATAACTCCGTTTCTTCCCGGAGATTCTCTTTTGTTCGCTTTGGGTCTTTTCGCGCATCCCGATAGAGGAAACCTCAATTTAGCATTGCTTTTGATTCTTCTTCCCCTCGCCGCTTTCTCTGGCGATAACGTGAATTATCAAGTCGGAAAATTCGTGGGTCCTCGAGTCTTTCATTATGAAAAATCGCGTCTTTTCAAGCGCAAACACCTCGAGAAAACCCATTCCTTTTTCGAAAAATATGGCGGAAAAACAATCGTGATTGCGCGTTTCGTTCCCATCGTTCGAACCTTCGCACCGTTCGTTGCAGGGATCGGGCAAATGAGTTACCCGAAATTTGCCGCTTACTGCGTTTTCGGCGCTTTCTTTTGGGTGAGTTTTTTTGTTTTGGGAGGATATTTCTTCGGAGGTTTGGAAATCGTTCGCAAAAACTTCGCTATAGCAGTATTGGTGATTATCACACTCTCTTTGCTTCCCGCAATTATCGAATTCGTGAAACATCGAAAAAGAGCCAAACAAAAAGAAGAGTCCTAA
- a CDS encoding acetylxylan esterase, giving the protein MPLTPNYSQASTSPKDDLFRPYQPDNFDDFWRETLEEVNGAQLDFTRGDKNIYRLQGFFVNSLDFRGIKGNKLYGWIAIPEEGGEPIPAFLWIPPYGREGSIPNPYTTRPGFVSLSFNLHGFPAFYRESYEPSRGYFAQGISDPHTWVFREIAQNCMLAIRALAAQPEADETRIGAMGISQGGGIALWLSWLSSYIRVVAADLPFLAAMREVFNKKIYRYPLKEVTDYMDSHSLDKEIVLRTISYFDTVNHASKIEIPVQISYGKKDPACKPENVRAIYDALQCEKRLIVYEGGHDYDSSMITNNLEWFKAHL; this is encoded by the coding sequence ATGCCGCTTACTCCTAACTACTCGCAAGCATCCACTTCCCCTAAAGATGACCTTTTTCGACCCTATCAACCCGACAACTTCGACGACTTCTGGCGAGAAACACTCGAAGAAGTGAATGGCGCTCAATTGGATTTCACCCGAGGCGACAAAAACATTTATCGTTTGCAAGGGTTTTTCGTAAATAGCCTCGATTTTCGAGGAATTAAGGGAAACAAACTTTACGGATGGATTGCCATTCCCGAGGAAGGTGGAGAACCCATTCCTGCATTTCTTTGGATCCCCCCGTACGGACGCGAAGGAAGCATTCCTAATCCATACACCACTCGCCCTGGTTTCGTAAGCCTATCCTTCAACTTGCATGGTTTCCCTGCTTTTTATCGAGAAAGTTACGAGCCGAGTAGAGGGTATTTCGCGCAAGGAATCTCTGATCCTCACACATGGGTCTTTCGTGAAATTGCACAAAACTGTATGTTAGCGATACGCGCACTAGCCGCACAACCAGAAGCGGACGAAACTCGAATCGGTGCGATGGGAATCAGTCAAGGGGGGGGAATCGCACTATGGTTATCTTGGCTCTCTTCTTATATTCGCGTCGTCGCCGCAGATTTGCCTTTTTTAGCAGCCATGCGCGAAGTATTCAATAAAAAAATTTATCGATATCCTCTAAAAGAAGTGACAGATTACATGGATTCGCATTCTTTAGATAAAGAAATCGTATTGCGCACGATTTCCTATTTCGATACCGTCAATCATGCTTCGAAAATCGAAATCCCTGTGCAAATCAGTTACGGGAAAAAAGACCCCGCATGCAAACCGGAAAACGTTCGCGCTATTTACGACGCCTTGCAATGCGAAAAAAGGCTGATTGTTTACGAGGGTGGCCATGACTACGATTCTTCAATGATTACGAATAACCTCGAATGGTTTAAGGCTCATCTCTAA
- a CDS encoding valine--tRNA ligase: MTDSNLSTRYDPKQVEEKWYAVWESAGLFRPEYCQKINPNAEPFCITIPPPNVTGSLHMGHALCYSIQDVIGRWMRMKGKEVLILPGTDHAGIATQKVVEAQLKAEGLSRHDLGREAFLERVWKWKEESGGMILKQFKRLGFAFDWSRERFTMDDAYYRAVLHVFISWFERGLIYRGKRIVNWDPGLLTSVSDIEVYDEIRKGKLYYVRYPFADGEGYIVVATTRPETMLADVAVAVHPEDERYRKFIGRKLILPLVKRIIPLIADEYPDPKFGTGAVKITPAHDPNDFEVGQRMGLDFSNPNEVPVCIDEHAKIIAPGTPYHGLDRYEAREKIVEDLIAEGLLEKVEDYDVPLKISDRSGQVIEPLLSEQWFCRMKELAQPAIEALRDEQIRFIPERFADVTLRWLENIKDWCVSRQLWWGHRIPIYYTEDGHQPIAAFSEEEAEKKAGCKVTQDPDVLDTWFSSAIWPFATLGWPEDTKDLRRYYPTNVLVTARDILYLWVARMIIDGLDFMKKIPFYDVYVHATVLTETGKRMSKSLGTGIDPIEFIDRYGADAMRFSLLVQAGHNQEIRFGEKRIEEARNFCNKIWNASRFVIMNLPSSKDSEEYREFQQRLEALYNNPEEIKLFLELEDVWILSRLRSCALTVDDSLKNYDMADACKALYSFFWSEFCDWYIEIVKSRLQNPDTRVLAQSVLVYALSEFCKLMHPFMPHITEEIYRILPGIAEPEFLDYTLFPSLPSVFTDTEAEALMERQIEIVRAARNLRHEIGIPPGKILPEIYIEGDGVNENLLRSQANFETIRIGKPKGNFVSVNTNGVDLHLPVEGLVDFDREIVRLEKESQKIQAELERLMSRLNDRRFLERANPEIVERDRETADTLSQQLQKILERKKQFEEMKEK, encoded by the coding sequence ATGACGGATTCGAACTTGTCTACACGCTACGATCCCAAACAGGTCGAAGAAAAATGGTACGCCGTTTGGGAGTCTGCCGGGCTCTTTCGCCCGGAATATTGCCAAAAAATTAACCCGAACGCAGAACCCTTCTGCATAACCATCCCCCCTCCAAACGTAACCGGCAGTCTCCACATGGGACATGCCCTTTGCTATAGCATCCAGGATGTCATCGGGCGTTGGATGCGAATGAAAGGCAAAGAAGTCCTTATTCTTCCAGGTACCGACCACGCCGGCATAGCAACGCAAAAAGTCGTCGAAGCCCAACTCAAAGCGGAAGGACTTTCTCGCCACGATTTGGGTCGCGAGGCATTCCTCGAACGAGTCTGGAAATGGAAAGAAGAATCCGGAGGAATGATTCTCAAGCAATTCAAAAGATTGGGCTTCGCATTCGATTGGTCGCGCGAACGATTCACCATGGACGACGCCTACTATCGCGCCGTTTTGCACGTTTTTATCTCATGGTTCGAACGCGGATTAATCTATCGAGGCAAACGAATCGTCAATTGGGATCCCGGGCTATTAACGAGTGTAAGCGACATCGAAGTCTACGATGAAATTCGCAAAGGAAAACTCTATTACGTACGATATCCCTTCGCCGATGGAGAAGGATATATCGTCGTTGCGACGACTCGCCCCGAAACGATGCTTGCCGATGTCGCTGTTGCTGTGCATCCAGAAGACGAACGCTATCGAAAATTTATAGGAAGAAAATTAATCCTTCCGCTGGTCAAGCGAATCATTCCGCTCATTGCGGATGAATATCCTGATCCGAAATTTGGAACCGGCGCTGTAAAAATAACTCCTGCTCACGACCCGAACGATTTCGAAGTCGGTCAACGCATGGGGTTGGACTTTTCTAATCCTAATGAAGTACCCGTTTGCATAGATGAACACGCAAAAATTATCGCACCGGGAACGCCTTATCACGGCCTCGACCGATACGAAGCACGCGAAAAAATAGTCGAAGATTTAATTGCCGAAGGTCTTCTCGAAAAAGTCGAAGATTACGACGTCCCTCTAAAAATCAGCGACAGGAGCGGGCAAGTTATCGAACCTTTATTGAGCGAACAATGGTTCTGTAGAATGAAAGAACTCGCTCAGCCTGCAATCGAAGCGCTCCGAGACGAACAGATTCGTTTCATCCCAGAACGTTTCGCCGATGTTACGTTGCGATGGCTCGAAAACATCAAGGATTGGTGCGTTAGCCGACAACTTTGGTGGGGGCATCGCATTCCGATTTATTACACGGAAGACGGACATCAACCGATTGCGGCGTTTTCAGAAGAAGAAGCAGAAAAAAAAGCAGGATGCAAAGTCACACAAGACCCAGACGTATTAGACACGTGGTTCTCGAGCGCAATATGGCCCTTCGCAACGTTAGGATGGCCTGAAGATACCAAAGATTTGAGACGCTATTACCCTACCAATGTGCTTGTTACTGCGCGAGATATCCTCTACCTTTGGGTTGCACGCATGATTATAGATGGCCTCGATTTCATGAAGAAGATTCCATTTTATGATGTCTACGTACATGCAACTGTTCTGACGGAAACCGGTAAGCGAATGAGCAAATCGCTCGGCACGGGAATAGACCCCATCGAATTCATAGACCGCTACGGCGCAGACGCGATGCGATTCAGTCTTTTGGTGCAAGCAGGCCACAACCAAGAAATTCGTTTCGGTGAAAAACGCATCGAAGAGGCGAGAAACTTCTGCAACAAAATTTGGAACGCAAGCCGCTTTGTAATCATGAACTTGCCTTCTTCCAAAGATTCGGAAGAATATCGTGAATTCCAACAAAGACTCGAGGCTCTTTATAACAACCCTGAGGAAATTAAACTTTTTCTCGAATTGGAAGATGTATGGATTTTGTCTCGACTCCGCTCGTGCGCTCTTACGGTGGATGACTCTCTAAAAAACTACGACATGGCAGACGCTTGCAAAGCACTCTATTCGTTCTTTTGGAGCGAGTTTTGCGATTGGTACATCGAAATCGTGAAATCTCGTCTGCAAAATCCGGACACCCGCGTACTTGCACAATCGGTGCTCGTGTACGCACTCTCGGAATTCTGCAAACTCATGCATCCTTTTATGCCTCATATCACAGAAGAGATTTATCGAATCCTTCCCGGAATTGCAGAGCCGGAATTTTTAGACTATACGCTATTTCCATCTCTCCCGAGCGTTTTCACTGATACCGAAGCAGAAGCATTGATGGAGCGACAAATCGAAATCGTACGTGCCGCTCGTAACCTCCGTCATGAAATCGGAATCCCCCCCGGGAAGATCCTTCCGGAAATTTATATCGAGGGAGACGGCGTAAACGAAAACCTCCTTCGCTCGCAGGCTAATTTCGAAACCATACGAATCGGAAAACCGAAAGGAAACTTCGTCAGCGTAAATACGAATGGCGTGGATTTGCACCTGCCAGTCGAAGGACTCGTGGACTTCGACCGGGAAATTGTGCGTTTAGAAAAAGAATCGCAAAAAATTCAAGCGGAACTTGAACGATTGATGAGCCGCTTGAACGACCGTCGTTTTCTCGAACGCGCAAACCCAGAGATTGTGGAACGCGACCGAGAAACCGCAGATACCCTTTCCCAACAACTGCAAAAAATATTGGAACGAAAAAAACAGTTCGAAGAAATGAAAGAAAAGTAA
- the rpsU gene encoding 30S ribosomal protein S21 translates to MIEVIVQPNESIDSALKRFNTKLQQSGLLKKLKEHMHYEKPSERKRRTSNRRPRRIK, encoded by the coding sequence TTGATTGAAGTCATCGTACAACCTAACGAAAGCATAGACAGCGCTCTCAAGCGCTTCAACACCAAACTCCAGCAGAGTGGTCTTCTCAAGAAACTCAAGGAGCACATGCACTACGAGAAACCGAGTGAAAGGAAACGCCGTACGAGCAACCGGCGTCCACGTCGCATAAAGTAA